The Euphorbia lathyris chromosome 8, ddEupLath1.1, whole genome shotgun sequence genome has a window encoding:
- the LOC136203069 gene encoding probable 1-deoxy-D-xylulose-5-phosphate synthase 2, chloroplastic — protein sequence MAASSLLGSSFISSIHSQAATSSFSPISHTSCTNFGTAKRKFNGVVAALENSSPDENNGMVIREEQSKEKRSLNFSGNKPSTPILDTINHPIHMNNLTLQDLEDLADELREEIVYTVSKTGGHLSSSLGVAELSVALHHVFNTPEDKIIWDVGHQAYPHKILTGRRSKMHTIRQTFGLAGFPKRDESEHDAFGAGHSSTSISAGLGMAVGRDLIGNNNHVIAVIGDGAMTAGQAYEAMNNAGYLDSNLIIILNDNKQVSLPTATVDGPAPPVGALTKALTKLQSSRKVRQLREAAKGITKQIGGQTHEIASKVDTYVRGMASGSGASLFEELGLYYIGPVDGHSMEDLVTILQKVKSLPAPGPVLIHIITEKGKGYAPAEIAADKMHGVVKFDPLTGKQTKTKTPTKSYTQYFAESLIAEAQTDEKIVAVHAAMGGGTGLNLFQKQFPEKCFDVGIAEQHAVTFAAGLATEGLKPFCAIYSSFLQRGYDQVVHDVDLQKLPVRFAIDRAGMVGADGPTHCGAFDVTYMACLPNMVVMAPSDEAELMHMVATAAAIDDRPSCFRYPRGNGIGVPLPLNNKGTALEVGKGRILREGSRVAILGYGTIVQSCLEAGDVLNKMGISATIADARFCKPLDGELIKRLAQEHEILITVEEGAIGGFGSHVSHFLCLNGYLDGKLKWRPMMLPDRYIDHGSQTDQMEEAGLSSKHIAATVVSLIGGQKEMLHLHNML from the exons ATGGCTGCTTCTTCACTTTTAGGATCAAGTTTCATTTCTTCCATTCATTCTCAAGCTGCTACTTCATCTTTCTCTCCGATCTCTCATACATCTTGTACCAATTTTGGAACTGCCAAGCGAAAg TTCAATGGGGTTGTGGCAGCATTAGAGAATAGTTCACCTGATGAAAATAATGGTATGGTTATAAGAGAAGAGCAAAGTAAAGAGAAAAGATCTCTCAATTTTTCTGGAAACAAGCCTTCTACTCCTATTCTTGATACTATTAATCATCCAATTCACATGAACAATCTTACACTTCAG GATCTTGAGGATTTGGCGGATGAACTACGAGAAGAAATAGTATATACAGTGTCGAAAACCGGAGGACATCTGAGTTCAAGCTTAGGTGTTGCAGAGTTATCCGTGGCTCTTCACCATGTATTCAACACTCCTGAGGATAAGATCATTTGGGATGTCGGACATCAG GCATATCCACACAAGATATTGACAGGAAGAAGATCAAAGATGCATACAATTCGACAAACATTCGGATTAGCAGGCTTTCCGAAGAGGGACGAAAGTGAACATGATGCTTTTGGAGCAGGACATAGTTCAACAAGCATTTCAGCTGGTTTAGGAATGGCAGTTGGAAGAGATTTAATTGGGAATAACAATCATGTGATTGCAGTAATTGGAGATGGAGCTATGACTGCTGGACAAGCTTATGAAGCTATGAATAATGCTGGTTATCTTGATTCTAATCTTATTATCATTTTGAATGATAATAAACAAGTTTCATTGCCTACTGCTACCGTTGATGGCCCTGCTCCTCCTGTTGGTGCTCTTACAAAGGCCTTAACTAAATTGCAATCCAGCAGAAAGGTCCGACAACTCCGCGAAGCTGCTAAAGGAATCACTAAGCAAATCGGAGGTCAGACACATGAAATTGCATCTAAAGTTGATACTTATGTGAGAGGAATGGCATCTGGAAGTGGTGCTTCTTTGTTTGAAGAATTAGGACTTTATTATATTGGTCCAGTAGATGGACATTCCATGGAAGATCTTGTTACAATTCTTCAGAAGGTTAAATCACTACCAGCACCTGGACCTGTTCTTATTCATATCATTACTGAGAAAGGAAAGGGCTATGCTCCTGCTGAAATTGCTGCTGATAAGATGCATG GTGTGGTGAAATTCGATCCGTTGACAGGGAAGCAAACCAAGACGAAAACGCCTACTAAATCGTACACTCAATACTTCGCGGAGTCATTGATTGCAGAAGCACAAACAGATGAGAAAATAGTAGCAGTCCACGCAGCAATGGGAGGCGGAACAGGTCTTAATCTGTTCCAGAAACAGTTCCCGGAGAAATGTTTCGATGTGGGAATAGCAGAACAACATGCTGTTACATTTGCTGCTGGTTTAGCAACAGAAGGCCTTAAGCCATTCTGTGCTATTTACTCATCTTTCCTTCAAAGAGGATATGATCAAGTTGTTCATGATGTTGATCTTCAAAAACTTCCAGTTCGTTTCGCAATAGACAGAGCTGGAATGGTTGGGGCGGACGGTCCAACTCATTGCGGGGCATTTGATGTTACATACATGGCTTGTTTGCCAAACATGGTAGTTATGGCTCCATCCGACGAAGCTGAGCTTATGCATATGGTTGCTACTGCTGCAGCTATTGATGACCGTCCGAGTTGCTTCAGGTATCCAAGAGGAAACGGGATCGGAGTCCCTCTTCCGCTGAACAACAAAGGAACAGCATTGGAAGTAGGGAAGGGAAGGATATTGAGAGAAGGAAGCAGAGTGGCTATACTTGGTTATGGAACAATAGTACAAAGCTGTTTAGAAGCAGGTGATGTTCTTAACAAAATGGGGATATCAGCAACCATAGCAGATGCTAGATTCTGCAAACCTCTTGATGGTGAATTGATAAAGAGATTAGCTCAAGAACATGAGATACTAATCACTGTTGAAGAAGGAGCAATTGGAGGGTTTGGATCTCATGTTTCTCATTTCTTGTGCTTAAATGGATACTTAGATGGAAAGCTCAAG TGGAGACCAATGATGCTGCCAGATAGATACATAGATCATGGATCACAAACAGATCAGATGGAAGAAGCTGGATTGAGTTCTAAGCACATTGCTGCAACTGTTGTTTCACTCATCGGAGGACAAAAGGAAATGCTTCATCTTCATAACATGTTGTAA